The following proteins are co-located in the Paenibacillus sp. FSL H8-0079 genome:
- a CDS encoding MFS transporter, giving the protein MRYCFIHLSQHQALNNGHMEQKQTVKELVFIISMEKLKTYSLLSVALLISSGPVIAANIPAIANDFPEISVTHVGLLTTIPSLFVILGVLIANRLELLIGKKATILTGLGLVLIAGVFPALYHDLFSLLFISRCLFGLGVGLFNRLIIQMISDMYHQNPGKQATVIGLESAFEGLGGICLTLLVGQLLKMGWHTSFYVYALALPIFIAFLIFVPSDKKELNRREEVTTNSSHTHNKKALQVMIGYGLLLFVIVAVFINYNLQITPLILEKNIGTATNGSNMIAFIGLGAFVAGFSFGKVYKTLGNYIVPLSILLLGSSMFVTTISQSIILTTVCSMIIGFSFRCIMPYLLHTFAQQIAKMAKLGTTIVLIAYNLGATLSPYEGRLITQLLQLETVQSLVSSNAIILLWISVASFGVVTLHRKKKNIQQT; this is encoded by the coding sequence ATGCGTTACTGCTTTATCCATTTATCGCAGCATCAAGCGCTAAATAATGGCCATATGGAGCAAAAACAAACTGTAAAGGAGTTGGTTTTTATAATATCCATGGAGAAGCTTAAAACATATTCGTTGTTGTCTGTTGCGTTATTAATTTCTTCAGGTCCAGTGATCGCCGCTAACATTCCTGCAATAGCCAATGATTTCCCAGAGATATCGGTAACACATGTAGGATTATTAACGACCATCCCTTCATTATTTGTTATTCTTGGTGTGTTAATCGCTAATCGACTTGAACTTCTGATTGGGAAGAAAGCAACTATACTAACTGGATTAGGACTTGTTCTCATTGCGGGAGTATTCCCTGCATTGTATCATGACCTTTTTTCGTTGCTGTTCATTTCTCGCTGTTTGTTTGGGTTAGGTGTAGGGTTGTTTAACCGGCTCATCATTCAGATGATCAGTGATATGTATCATCAGAATCCAGGTAAACAAGCAACCGTAATTGGCTTAGAAAGTGCCTTTGAGGGATTAGGAGGCATTTGTCTGACACTACTCGTTGGTCAACTATTGAAAATGGGCTGGCACACATCATTTTATGTCTACGCCCTGGCACTTCCTATTTTCATCGCGTTCCTGATTTTCGTTCCTTCTGATAAAAAAGAGCTCAATAGAAGAGAAGAGGTTACAACGAATTCAAGCCACACACATAATAAAAAAGCCCTTCAAGTCATGATTGGCTATGGTCTCTTATTATTTGTGATTGTAGCTGTTTTCATCAATTATAATTTACAGATTACTCCTTTGATTTTGGAAAAAAATATCGGAACTGCGACAAACGGAAGCAACATGATTGCATTTATAGGTTTGGGAGCTTTTGTTGCCGGCTTTTCTTTTGGGAAAGTATACAAAACACTCGGTAACTATATCGTTCCATTATCGATTCTGTTACTTGGAAGCTCGATGTTCGTTACGACGATCTCGCAAAGTATTATTCTTACTACCGTGTGCTCAATGATCATCGGGTTTTCATTCCGGTGTATAATGCCCTATTTATTGCATACTTTTGCTCAACAAATCGCCAAAATGGCAAAGCTGGGTACGACCATTGTTCTGATCGCGTATAACTTGGGAGCCACACTTTCACCGTATGAAGGAAGGTTAATTACGCAATTATTACAACTAGAAACAGTACAATCATTAGTTTCGAGTAATGCAATAATCCTATTATGGATTTCAGTAGCTAGTTTTGGAGTAGTAACCCTTCATCGCAAAAAGAAAAATATTCAACAAACATAG